A section of the Mesorhizobium loti genome encodes:
- a CDS encoding branched-chain amino acid ABC transporter substrate-binding protein: protein MKKSLLSAVALTALVAFSGNAWADVLFGVAGPITGPNAAFGAQLQKGAEAAVAAINAKGGINGEQIKLEVGDDVSDPKQGISVANKFVGDGVKFVVGHFNSGVSIPASEVYAENNIVEVTPAATNPKFTERGLWNVFRTCGRDDQQGGIAGAYIAANFKDAKVAVVHDKTPYGQGLADETKKAMNAAGVKEVMYEGVNVGDKDFSALIAKMKEAGVTLIYWGGLHTEAGLIIRQSADQGLKATLMSGDGIVTDELAAIAGDAVAGTLNTFGPDPRLIPANKELVEKFRAQGFEPEAYTLYAYAAVQAIAEAATNAKSNDPQAVAKALHENGPYPTVLGDLAYDAKGDPKLPGYIMYEWKKKDDGKYSWFPK, encoded by the coding sequence ATGAAAAAGTCACTTTTGTCCGCCGTTGCCCTGACCGCGCTGGTCGCGTTCAGCGGCAATGCGTGGGCTGATGTCCTGTTCGGCGTCGCCGGTCCGATCACCGGTCCGAACGCGGCCTTCGGCGCACAGCTGCAGAAGGGCGCCGAAGCGGCCGTCGCCGCAATCAATGCCAAGGGCGGCATCAATGGCGAGCAGATCAAGCTCGAAGTCGGCGACGACGTCTCCGATCCGAAGCAGGGTATCTCGGTCGCCAACAAGTTCGTCGGCGACGGCGTCAAGTTCGTGGTCGGCCACTTCAACTCGGGCGTCTCGATCCCGGCCTCGGAAGTCTACGCTGAAAACAACATCGTCGAAGTCACGCCGGCCGCGACCAATCCGAAGTTCACCGAGCGTGGCCTGTGGAACGTGTTCCGTACCTGCGGACGCGACGACCAGCAGGGCGGCATCGCCGGCGCCTATATCGCCGCGAATTTCAAGGATGCCAAGGTCGCCGTCGTGCACGACAAGACGCCTTACGGCCAGGGCCTCGCCGACGAAACCAAGAAGGCGATGAATGCCGCCGGCGTCAAGGAAGTGATGTATGAAGGCGTCAATGTCGGCGACAAGGACTTCTCGGCGCTCATCGCCAAGATGAAGGAAGCCGGCGTTACCCTGATCTACTGGGGTGGCCTGCACACCGAAGCCGGCCTGATCATCCGCCAGTCCGCGGACCAGGGCCTCAAGGCCACGCTGATGTCGGGTGACGGCATCGTCACCGACGAACTTGCCGCGATCGCGGGCGACGCCGTCGCCGGCACGCTCAACACGTTCGGCCCCGACCCGCGCCTGATCCCGGCCAACAAGGAACTCGTCGAGAAGTTCCGTGCGCAGGGCTTCGAGCCTGAAGCCTACACGCTCTACGCCTATGCCGCCGTGCAGGCGATCGCCGAGGCTGCCACCAACGCCAAGTCGAACGACCCGCAGGCTGTTGCCAAGGCACTGCATGAAAACGGACCGTACCCGACCGTTCTGGGCGATCTTGCCTATGACGCCAAGGGCGACCCGAAGCTGCCGGGCTACATCATGTACGAGTGGAAGAAGAAGGACGACGGAAAGTATTCCTGGTTCCCGAAATAA
- the msrB gene encoding peptide-methionine (R)-S-oxide reductase MsrB: protein MDTHTYPVTRTDAEWRARLTPEQYAVMRNHGTERPGSCALLHEKRAGTFFCVGCDQPLFESKLKFESGTGWPSFNDPVPGSIETTVDRSYGMVRTECHCARCGSHLGHVFEDGPPPTGLRYCINGVALTFEPAA from the coding sequence ATGGACACCCACACCTACCCTGTCACCCGCACCGATGCCGAATGGCGCGCCCGGTTGACGCCGGAGCAGTATGCGGTCATGCGCAACCACGGCACCGAGCGTCCCGGAAGCTGTGCCCTTCTCCACGAGAAGCGCGCCGGCACCTTCTTCTGCGTCGGATGCGACCAGCCGCTGTTCGAATCCAAGCTGAAGTTCGAAAGCGGCACCGGCTGGCCGAGTTTCAACGACCCGGTACCGGGTTCGATCGAGACCACGGTCGACCGCAGCTACGGCATGGTCCGCACCGAATGCCACTGTGCTCGCTGCGGCAGCCATCTCGGCCATGTCTTCGAGGACGGCCCGCCGCCGACCGGCCTGCGCTACTGCATCAACGGCGTGGCGCTGACCTTCGAGCCCGCGGCCTGA
- a CDS encoding AAA family ATPase produces MRFEGTAAYVADKDLMVAVNAAIALERPLLVKGEPGTGKTELARQVASALGLDLIEWHVKSTTRAQQGLYEYDAVSRLRDSQLGDARFNDIKNYIKRGKLWEAFAAGKKVVLLIDEIDKADIEFPNDLLQELDRMEFFVYETGETIRAAVRPIVIITSNNEKELPDAFLRRCFFHYIRFPDVDTLHRIVDVHYPGIKQNLVRAALTQFYEIREVPGLKKKPSTSEALDWIRLLVADDIAPEDLRADPKNALPKLHGALLKNEQDVHLFERLAFMARRQQ; encoded by the coding sequence ATGCGTTTCGAAGGCACGGCGGCCTATGTCGCCGACAAGGACCTGATGGTGGCCGTCAACGCGGCGATCGCGCTGGAACGGCCCCTGCTGGTCAAGGGCGAGCCCGGCACCGGCAAGACCGAGCTTGCCCGCCAGGTGGCATCAGCCCTCGGCCTCGACCTCATCGAATGGCACGTCAAATCGACGACGCGGGCGCAGCAGGGTCTTTACGAGTACGACGCCGTGTCGCGGCTGCGCGACAGCCAGCTCGGCGATGCCAGGTTCAACGACATCAAGAACTACATCAAGCGCGGCAAGCTGTGGGAAGCGTTCGCGGCCGGCAAGAAGGTCGTGCTTTTGATCGACGAGATCGACAAGGCCGACATCGAATTCCCCAACGACCTTCTGCAGGAACTCGATCGCATGGAGTTCTTCGTCTACGAGACCGGCGAGACCATACGCGCCGCCGTCCGCCCCATCGTCATCATCACCTCCAACAACGAGAAGGAGCTGCCAGACGCCTTCCTGCGCCGCTGCTTCTTCCATTACATCCGCTTTCCCGACGTCGACACGCTGCACAGGATTGTCGACGTCCACTATCCGGGCATCAAGCAGAACCTGGTGCGGGCGGCCCTCACCCAGTTCTACGAGATCCGCGAGGTACCGGGGCTGAAGAAGAAGCCTTCGACCTCCGAGGCGCTCGACTGGATCCGCCTGCTGGTCGCCGACGACATCGCGCCCGAGGACTTGCGCGCCGACCCCAAGAACGCGCTGCCCAAACTGCATGGCGCGCTGCTGAAGAACGAACAGGACGTCCATCTGTTCGAGCGGCTGGCCTTCATGGCCAGAAGGCAGCAATAG
- a CDS encoding TerC family protein yields MQLIEFLAPHFHFVSDPTAWVALLTLVVLEIVLGIDNLIFISILTNKLPEAQRARARRLGISAALVMRLVLLATISVIVQLTTPVFTAFDHGFSWRDLILIAGGLFLVWKATKEIHHTVDPDDHQDTMLGETLKISLAGAIFQILLLDLVFSIDSIITAVGMTDEIAIMYIAVIVAVTVMMLAAGPLANFIARNPSIVMLALGFLLMIGMTLIADGMGYHVPKGYIYAAMGFSALVEGLNMLARRRKKAKSGDGH; encoded by the coding sequence ATGCAGCTCATTGAGTTCCTGGCGCCGCATTTTCACTTTGTATCCGATCCAACGGCCTGGGTCGCGTTGCTGACCTTGGTGGTGCTCGAGATCGTGCTCGGCATCGACAATCTGATCTTCATCTCGATCCTCACCAACAAGCTGCCGGAAGCGCAACGGGCCCGCGCCCGCCGGCTCGGCATATCGGCGGCACTGGTCATGCGGTTGGTGCTGCTGGCCACCATTTCGGTCATCGTCCAGCTGACGACGCCGGTGTTCACCGCATTCGACCATGGCTTCTCCTGGCGCGACCTTATCCTGATCGCCGGCGGCCTTTTCCTGGTGTGGAAGGCGACAAAGGAAATCCATCATACCGTCGACCCGGACGACCATCAGGACACGATGCTGGGCGAGACGCTCAAGATCTCGCTGGCCGGCGCCATCTTCCAGATCCTGCTGCTCGATCTGGTCTTCTCGATCGATTCCATCATCACCGCCGTCGGCATGACCGACGAGATCGCCATCATGTACATCGCGGTGATCGTGGCCGTCACCGTGATGATGCTGGCGGCGGGGCCGCTGGCCAATTTCATCGCCCGCAACCCCAGCATCGTCATGCTGGCGCTGGGCTTCCTGTTGATGATCGGCATGACGCTGATCGCCGATGGCATGGGCTACCATGTGCCGAAGGGCTACATCTACGCGGCGATGGGTTTCTCGGCGCTGGTCGAGGGGCTCAACATGCTGGCACGGCGGCGCAAGAAAGCGAAATCCGGCGACGGGCATTGA
- the pyc gene encoding pyruvate carboxylase, giving the protein MAITKILVANRSEIAIRVFRAANELGLKTVAIWAEEDKYSLHRFKADESYQVGRGPHLNKDMGPIESYLSIEEVIRVARLSGADAIHPGYGLLSESPEFAEACAQAGITFIGPKPDTMRRLGNKVAARNLAIEVGVPVIPATDPLPDDMEAVKKLAKEIGYPVMLKASWGGGGRGMRAIRSEADLAREVTEGKREAKAAFGKDEVYLEKLIERARHVEVQVLGDTHGNVVHLFERDCSIQRRNQKVVERAPAPYLEMLQREELCGHALKIARETSYIGAGTVEFLQDADTGKFYFIEVNPRIQVEHTVTEQVTGIDIVKAQIHILDGFAIGTPQSGVPAQRDIRLNGHALQCRITTEDPEHNFIPDYGRITAYRGATGFGIRLDGGTAYSGAVITRFYDPLLEKVTAWAPTPAETIARMNRALREFRIRGVATNLTFLEAIINHPSFADNSYTTKFIDTTPELFQQVKRQDRATKLLNYLADVSVNGHPETRGRPMPKADAAAPVVPYLNGNVPAGSKQKLDVLGPEKFAAWMREQKEVLVTDTTMRDGHQSLLATRVRTHDIAGIAGTYARALPQLLSLECWGGATFDVAMRFLTEDPWERLSLVREAAPNLLLQMLLRGANGVGYTNYPDNVVQHFVKQAASGGIDLFRVFDCLNWVENMRVAMDAVGAEGKLIEAAMCYTGDILDPARAKYDLKYYVGLASELQAAGAHIIAVKDMAGLLKPAAARVLFKALREATDLPIHFHTHDTSGLSAATVLAAVESGVDAIDAAMDAFSGNTSQPCLGSIVEALKGTERDPGLDPQWIRKISFYWEAVRNQYAAFESDLKGPASEVYLHEMPGGQFTNLKEQARSLGLETRWHEVAQTYHDVNLMFGDIVKVTPSSKVVGDMALMMVSQDLTVADVENPARDIAFPDSVVSMLRGDLGQSPGGWPAALQKKALKGDKPITARPGSLLKPADLKASRKEIEEKLERKLSEYEFASWLMYPKVFTDFAGAQETYGPVSVLPTPTYFYGMKSEDEIFIDIEKGKTLVVRCLAIGDVDEKGMVTVFFELNGQPRRVKVPDRAHGASAAKARRKAEPGNEAHVGAPMPGVVSALSVTTGQAVKAGDVLLSIEAMKMETALHAERDGTIAEVLVKAGDQIDAKDLLIVFN; this is encoded by the coding sequence TTGGCAATCACGAAGATCCTCGTCGCCAACCGGTCAGAAATCGCCATCCGCGTCTTTCGCGCGGCCAACGAACTGGGCCTCAAAACCGTGGCGATCTGGGCCGAGGAAGACAAATATTCGCTGCACCGCTTCAAGGCCGACGAAAGCTACCAGGTCGGGCGCGGCCCGCATCTCAACAAGGACATGGGGCCGATCGAGAGTTATCTGTCGATCGAGGAAGTGATCCGCGTCGCCAGGCTTTCAGGCGCCGATGCCATTCACCCGGGCTACGGGCTGCTGTCCGAAAGCCCCGAATTCGCCGAAGCCTGCGCGCAAGCCGGCATCACCTTCATCGGCCCGAAGCCGGACACGATGCGCCGCCTTGGCAACAAGGTCGCGGCGCGCAACCTCGCCATCGAGGTCGGCGTGCCGGTGATCCCAGCCACGGATCCGTTGCCGGACGATATGGAGGCGGTCAAGAAACTGGCCAAGGAGATCGGCTATCCGGTGATGCTGAAGGCCTCGTGGGGCGGCGGTGGACGCGGCATGCGCGCCATCCGGTCCGAGGCCGATCTCGCCCGCGAAGTCACGGAAGGCAAGCGCGAGGCCAAGGCCGCCTTCGGCAAGGACGAGGTCTATCTCGAAAAGCTGATCGAACGCGCCCGCCATGTCGAGGTGCAGGTGCTTGGCGACACGCACGGCAATGTCGTGCACCTGTTCGAGCGCGACTGCTCGATCCAGCGCCGCAACCAGAAGGTCGTCGAACGGGCGCCCGCTCCCTATCTCGAAATGTTGCAGCGCGAGGAGCTTTGCGGCCATGCGCTGAAGATCGCGCGCGAAACCAGCTATATCGGTGCCGGCACGGTCGAGTTCCTGCAGGATGCCGATACCGGAAAATTCTATTTCATCGAGGTCAATCCGCGCATCCAGGTCGAGCATACCGTCACCGAGCAGGTGACCGGCATCGACATCGTCAAGGCGCAGATACACATCCTCGACGGCTTCGCCATCGGCACACCGCAATCGGGCGTGCCGGCGCAGAGGGACATCAGGCTGAATGGCCATGCCCTGCAGTGCCGCATCACCACCGAGGATCCCGAGCACAATTTCATTCCGGACTATGGCCGCATCACCGCCTATCGCGGTGCCACCGGCTTCGGCATCCGCCTCGATGGCGGCACCGCCTATTCAGGCGCGGTCATCACCCGCTTCTACGATCCGCTGCTGGAGAAGGTGACGGCGTGGGCGCCAACACCGGCCGAGACGATTGCCCGCATGAACCGCGCGCTGCGCGAATTCCGCATCCGCGGCGTCGCCACCAACCTCACCTTCCTCGAAGCGATCATCAACCACCCGAGCTTCGCGGACAATTCCTATACGACCAAGTTCATCGACACGACACCGGAGCTTTTCCAGCAGGTCAAGCGCCAGGACCGCGCGACCAAGCTGCTCAACTACCTGGCCGATGTCAGCGTCAATGGCCATCCCGAGACGCGGGGCCGGCCGATGCCGAAGGCCGATGCGGCCGCACCGGTCGTACCTTACCTCAACGGCAATGTGCCCGCTGGTAGCAAGCAGAAGCTCGACGTGCTCGGGCCGGAGAAATTCGCCGCCTGGATGCGCGAACAGAAAGAGGTGCTGGTCACCGACACGACGATGCGTGACGGCCACCAGTCGCTGCTGGCCACGCGCGTGCGCACACACGACATCGCCGGCATCGCCGGCACCTATGCGCGCGCCCTGCCGCAGCTTCTGTCGCTCGAATGCTGGGGCGGTGCGACCTTCGACGTCGCCATGCGCTTCCTCACCGAGGATCCGTGGGAGCGGCTCTCGCTGGTGCGCGAGGCGGCCCCCAACCTTTTGCTGCAGATGCTGCTGCGCGGCGCCAACGGTGTCGGCTACACCAACTATCCCGACAATGTCGTGCAGCATTTCGTCAAGCAGGCGGCGAGCGGCGGTATCGACCTGTTCCGCGTCTTCGATTGCCTGAACTGGGTCGAGAATATGCGCGTCGCCATGGACGCCGTCGGCGCCGAGGGCAAGCTGATCGAAGCGGCGATGTGCTACACCGGCGACATTCTCGACCCGGCGCGGGCCAAGTACGACCTGAAATATTATGTCGGGCTGGCGAGCGAACTGCAGGCCGCCGGCGCCCACATCATCGCTGTCAAGGACATGGCCGGACTGCTGAAGCCGGCGGCGGCGCGCGTGCTGTTCAAGGCGCTGCGCGAGGCCACCGACCTGCCGATCCATTTCCATACCCATGACACGTCGGGCCTGTCGGCGGCGACCGTGCTGGCGGCGGTGGAGAGCGGCGTCGACGCCATCGACGCGGCGATGGATGCCTTCTCCGGCAACACATCGCAGCCTTGCCTGGGGTCGATCGTCGAGGCGCTGAAGGGCACCGAGCGTGACCCGGGCCTCGATCCGCAATGGATCCGCAAGATCTCGTTCTACTGGGAAGCGGTGCGCAACCAGTATGCCGCCTTCGAAAGCGACCTGAAAGGGCCGGCTTCGGAAGTCTACCTGCACGAAATGCCGGGCGGACAGTTCACCAACCTCAAGGAACAGGCGCGTTCGCTCGGACTGGAGACACGCTGGCACGAGGTGGCGCAGACCTATCATGACGTCAACCTGATGTTCGGCGACATCGTCAAGGTGACGCCGTCGTCCAAGGTCGTCGGCGACATGGCGCTGATGATGGTGAGCCAGGACCTGACTGTCGCCGATGTCGAGAATCCGGCCAGGGATATCGCCTTCCCGGACTCGGTCGTCTCGATGCTGCGCGGCGATCTCGGCCAGTCGCCGGGGGGCTGGCCGGCGGCGCTGCAGAAGAAGGCGCTGAAGGGCGACAAGCCGATCACGGCGCGGCCCGGATCGCTGCTCAAGCCGGCCGACCTCAAGGCCAGCCGCAAGGAAATCGAGGAGAAGCTGGAGCGCAAGCTGTCGGAATACGAGTTCGCCTCGTGGCTCATGTATCCGAAGGTCTTTACCGACTTTGCCGGCGCGCAAGAGACCTACGGCCCGGTCAGCGTCCTGCCGACGCCGACCTATTTCTACGGCATGAAATCCGAAGACGAGATCTTCATCGACATCGAGAAAGGCAAGACGCTGGTCGTGCGTTGCCTCGCCATCGGCGATGTCGACGAGAAGGGCATGGTCACCGTGTTCTTCGAACTCAACGGCCAGCCGCGTCGCGTGAAGGTGCCTGACCGGGCGCATGGCGCTTCCGCCGCCAAGGCCCGCCGCAAGGCCGAGCCGGGCAACGAGGCGCATGTCGGCGCACCGATGCCGGGCGTGGTCTCCGCCCTTTCCGTCACGACCGGCCAGGCGGTGAAGGCGGGTGACGTGCTGCTCTCCATCGAAGCCATGAAGATGGAGACGGCTCTGCACGCCGAGCGCGACGGTACCATCGCCGAGGTGCTGGTCAAGGCCGGCGACCAGATCGATGCCAAGGATCTGCTGATCGTCTTCAACTGA
- a CDS encoding 5-formyltetrahydrofolate cyclo-ligase: protein MTSLKDLKKQLRREALGRRDALDEFWRVEAALEMAETARDHLAIEPGQIVSGFWPMRSEVDVRPLMFALREKGARLCLPAILDKTTIVFRELVRGAPMVDMGFGTVGPHEEAEVLDPEVMLVPLAAFDARGHRIGYGAGYYDRAIAKLVDKGHTPRLIGIAFDCQEVPQVPDEPHDVVIPEILTENGLRRFASKL from the coding sequence ATGACATCTCTCAAAGACCTGAAAAAACAGCTGCGGCGCGAAGCGCTTGGACGCCGCGACGCGCTCGATGAATTCTGGCGGGTCGAGGCAGCGCTCGAAATGGCCGAGACGGCGCGCGATCATCTCGCTATCGAGCCCGGCCAGATCGTATCCGGCTTCTGGCCGATGCGTTCGGAAGTCGACGTCAGGCCGTTGATGTTCGCCTTGCGCGAAAAGGGCGCGAGACTTTGCCTGCCGGCCATTCTCGACAAGACCACGATCGTCTTTCGCGAGCTGGTTCGCGGCGCGCCGATGGTGGACATGGGCTTCGGCACGGTTGGGCCCCATGAAGAGGCCGAGGTGCTTGATCCCGAAGTGATGCTTGTGCCACTCGCCGCGTTCGATGCGCGCGGCCACCGCATCGGCTATGGCGCCGGCTACTACGACCGCGCCATCGCGAAGCTCGTCGACAAGGGGCACACGCCCCGTCTGATCGGCATCGCCTTCGACTGCCAGGAAGTTCCGCAGGTTCCGGATGAGCCTCACGACGTCGTCATCCCGGAAATACTCACAGAGAACGGGTTGCGCCGCTTCGCGTCGAAATTGTAG
- a CDS encoding TIGR00282 family metallophosphoesterase — protein sequence MRLLFLGDMVGKTGRTAVWEQLPGLISDFKLDFVIVNGENAAGGFGITEEIFRETIAAGADVVTTGNHVWDQRDALAFAPREERFLRPSNFPRGTPGRGSGVYIARSGARVLVANIMGRVFMHPELDDPFQAGERELAACPLGEQADAVVIDFHAEATSEKMCFAHFVDGRASLVVGTHTHQPTGDHQILNGGTGYISDAGMCGDYDSSLGMDKEEPLNRFLSKVPKGRFEAATGPATLCGVGVTISDRTGLTEKIAPFRRGPRLEETAPSFWS from the coding sequence ATGAGACTTCTCTTCCTCGGAGACATGGTTGGAAAAACGGGACGAACGGCGGTGTGGGAACAACTGCCTGGCCTGATCTCGGATTTCAAACTCGACTTCGTCATCGTCAATGGTGAGAACGCCGCCGGCGGTTTCGGCATCACCGAGGAGATCTTTCGCGAGACGATCGCGGCCGGCGCCGATGTCGTGACCACGGGCAACCATGTCTGGGACCAGCGCGACGCGCTCGCCTTCGCGCCGCGCGAAGAGCGCTTCCTGCGCCCCTCCAATTTTCCCAGGGGCACGCCGGGGCGCGGATCCGGCGTCTATATCGCCAGGAGCGGGGCCAGGGTCTTGGTCGCCAACATCATGGGCCGGGTGTTCATGCATCCGGAGCTCGACGATCCGTTCCAGGCTGGCGAGCGCGAGCTTGCCGCCTGTCCGCTCGGCGAGCAGGCCGATGCGGTGGTCATCGACTTCCACGCCGAAGCGACCTCGGAGAAGATGTGCTTCGCGCATTTCGTCGACGGCCGCGCCAGCCTCGTCGTCGGCACCCATACCCACCAGCCGACCGGCGACCATCAGATCCTCAACGGCGGCACGGGTTACATTTCCGACGCCGGCATGTGCGGCGATTATGATTCCTCGCTCGGCATGGACAAGGAGGAGCCGCTCAACCGGTTCCTGTCGAAAGTGCCGAAAGGCCGCTTCGAGGCTGCGACTGGACCTGCAACATTGTGCGGTGTCGGCGTGACTATTTCCGACCGCACGGGCCTGACAGAAAAGATCGCGCCGTTTCGTCGCGGGCCAAGACTTGAAGAAACGGCTCCGTCTTTCTGGTCGTGA
- a CDS encoding GNAT family N-acetyltransferase, which translates to MSEIIVRPLAQSDHADWKRLWTDYLTFYETKLPEEFYAVTWKRLFTAGEFEPKGFIATLDGKAVGLTHYLYHRSGWSEKNNCYLQDLFADPDVRGKGIGAALIKAVKDAAEKIGVKNVYWMTHETNTTARKLYDHVARRTGFIEYDLL; encoded by the coding sequence ATGTCTGAGATTATCGTCCGCCCGCTCGCGCAGTCCGACCACGCCGACTGGAAGCGCCTGTGGACCGACTACCTCACCTTCTACGAAACCAAGCTGCCGGAAGAGTTCTACGCCGTCACCTGGAAGCGGCTGTTCACGGCAGGCGAATTCGAGCCGAAGGGTTTTATCGCCACGCTCGACGGCAAGGCGGTCGGCCTCACCCACTATCTCTACCACCGCTCAGGCTGGTCGGAGAAAAACAACTGCTATCTGCAGGACCTGTTCGCCGACCCGGACGTGCGCGGCAAGGGCATCGGTGCGGCGCTTATCAAGGCGGTGAAGGACGCGGCGGAAAAAATCGGCGTCAAGAATGTCTACTGGATGACGCACGAAACCAACACCACCGCGCGCAAGCTCTATGACCATGTCGCGCGTCGCACCGGCTTCATCGAGTATGATCTGCTATAG
- a CDS encoding DUF2312 domain-containing protein, which translates to MADDITETSQTVAAGQLRALIERIERLEEEKKTIADDIKEVFAEAKGTGFDTKAIRTIIRLRKKDQAERQEEDAILDLYMAALGME; encoded by the coding sequence ATGGCCGACGATATCACCGAGACCAGCCAGACTGTTGCCGCCGGCCAGCTGCGTGCCCTCATCGAGCGCATCGAGCGGCTCGAGGAAGAAAAGAAGACGATCGCCGACGACATCAAAGAGGTGTTCGCCGAGGCCAAGGGCACCGGCTTCGACACCAAGGCGATACGCACCATCATCCGTCTGCGCAAGAAGGACCAGGCCGAACGCCAGGAAGAGGACGCCATCCTCGATCTGTACATGGCCGCGCTCGGCATGGAGTAG
- a CDS encoding vWA domain-containing protein — MFIPFFLELKAARVPVSLREYLSLLEGLEAGLVDYDVEGFYYLARAALVKDERHIDRFDQVFAHVFKGIEALGGPDAVDVANIPEEWLRRLAEKHLTEEEKKLVEALGGFEKLMETLKQRLEEQKGRHQGGSKWIGTGGTSPFGAYGYNPEGVRIGQHESRNRRAVKVWDKREFRNFDDAVELGTRNIKIALKRLRRWVREGAEEEFDLPGTIHATAEHGYLDVQTRPERRNAVKLLMFFDVGGSMDDHIKSVEELFSAARAEFRQLEYFYFHNCLYEGVWKDNRRRHAEVISTLDLLHKYGPDYKVIVVGDASMSPYEIAHPGGSVEHWNPEAGAVWLGRLLQQWPNAVWLNPENQKNWGYTHSIAMIRDIFGGRMFPLTLAGLEAATKQLSRKH; from the coding sequence ATGTTCATCCCCTTCTTCCTCGAACTGAAGGCAGCGCGTGTTCCCGTCTCGCTGCGGGAATATCTGTCGCTGCTGGAAGGATTGGAAGCCGGGCTGGTCGACTATGACGTCGAGGGTTTTTATTACCTTGCCCGCGCCGCCCTGGTGAAGGACGAGCGCCATATCGACCGCTTCGACCAGGTGTTCGCGCATGTCTTCAAGGGCATCGAGGCGCTGGGCGGTCCGGATGCGGTCGACGTCGCCAATATTCCCGAGGAATGGCTGCGCCGACTCGCCGAAAAACACCTGACCGAAGAAGAGAAAAAGCTGGTCGAGGCGCTCGGCGGCTTCGAAAAGTTGATGGAGACCTTGAAGCAAAGGCTCGAGGAGCAGAAGGGCCGCCACCAGGGCGGCTCGAAATGGATCGGCACCGGCGGCACCTCACCTTTCGGCGCCTACGGCTATAATCCCGAAGGCGTGCGCATCGGCCAGCACGAAAGCCGCAACCGCCGTGCCGTGAAGGTGTGGGACAAGCGCGAGTTCCGGAATTTCGACGATGCCGTGGAACTCGGCACCCGCAACATCAAGATCGCGCTGAAGCGGCTGCGCCGCTGGGTGCGCGAGGGCGCCGAGGAGGAATTCGACCTGCCCGGCACCATCCACGCCACCGCCGAGCACGGCTATCTCGACGTGCAGACGCGGCCCGAGCGGCGCAATGCCGTGAAACTGCTGATGTTCTTCGATGTCGGCGGCTCGATGGACGACCATATCAAGAGCGTGGAGGAGCTGTTTTCGGCGGCACGAGCCGAATTCCGCCAGCTCGAATATTTCTATTTCCACAACTGCCTCTACGAAGGCGTGTGGAAGGACAACCGGCGCCGCCATGCCGAGGTGATTTCGACCTTGGACCTGCTCCACAAATACGGTCCGGACTACAAGGTGATCGTCGTCGGCGACGCCTCGATGAGCCCCTATGAAATCGCCCACCCGGGCGGTTCGGTCGAGCACTGGAACCCGGAGGCCGGAGCCGTCTGGCTCGGCCGCCTGCTGCAGCAATGGCCGAACGCGGTATGGCTCAATCCGGAGAACCAGAAGAACTGGGGCTACACCCATTCGATCGCGATGATCCGCGACATCTTCGGCGGCCGCATGTTCCCGCTGACGCTGGCCGGGCTTGAAGCCGCGACGAAGCAGCTTTCTCGGAAACATTGA
- a CDS encoding DUF6867 family protein: MQGILYEEPSIWQFFFVTCLLGGWAAWMTGKASAQTWRSFIQLFAYVLGLGIGIRFIHHALFNGTMFSLHYYIVDTIVLMILGFVGYQYTRTNQMVTQYNWLYERASILSWKPKG; encoded by the coding sequence ATGCAAGGCATTCTCTATGAGGAACCGTCGATCTGGCAGTTCTTCTTCGTCACCTGCCTGCTCGGCGGCTGGGCAGCCTGGATGACCGGCAAGGCCAGCGCCCAGACATGGCGCAGCTTCATCCAGCTGTTCGCTTATGTGCTCGGGCTCGGCATCGGCATCCGCTTCATCCACCATGCGCTGTTCAACGGCACGATGTTCTCGCTGCATTACTATATCGTCGACACCATCGTACTGATGATACTGGGCTTCGTCGGCTATCAATACACACGAACCAACCAGATGGTCACACAGTATAATTGGCTCTACGAAAGAGCCTCAATCTTGAGCTGGAAACCGAAAGGTTGA